In a single window of the Gadus macrocephalus chromosome 6, ASM3116895v1 genome:
- the lysmd3 gene encoding lysM and putative peptidoglycan-binding domain-containing protein 3 — MASRGQHYGFQAATTSQPANGGHAYLFGNNGSENDLSEDDGEIFELRSRGRDRLRRSASRERMDDIIYLARDVQEGDTLNSLALHYHCSVADLKRANNLLTEQDFFALRSVKIPVRRFSVLTENHNGGAAALKPSSSPSTTWSLSQISPGTSSVPTECSTDSSSSADSVEGFLLEKDKDIERLVMSTGPSSRSSLNEVVSSLTQLEEPLLGGTEYKPALRKDPYYGADWGMRWWTAVAIMLVVGIVTPVFYLLYYEVLVKADVSHHGAAAANAAAAPQGNEVELSPPEDRHAGAAPGDGVGNGAMGDPKGPGEGDMNHRSDGRQAKT, encoded by the exons ATGGCCAGCCGGGGCCAGCACTATGGCTTCCAGGCCGCCACAACGTCGCAGCCTGCCAACGGAGGCCACGCCTACCTGTTTGGGAACAACGGCTCAGAGAATGACCTGTCGGAGGACGACGGCGAGATCTTCGAGCTGCGGTCGCGAGGCCGGGACCGCCTGCGGAGGAGCGCGTCCCGGGAGAGGATGGACGACATCATCTACCTGGCCCGGGACGTCCAGGAAGGGGACACTTTGAACAGCCTCGCCCTGCATTACCACTGCTCG GTGGCGGACCTCAAGCGGGCCAACAACCTCCTCACGGAGCAGGACTTCTTCGCCCTGCGTTCGGTGAAGATCCCCGTGCGGCGCTTCAGCGTGCTCACCGAGAACCACAATGGCGGCGCCGCCGCCCTAAAACCCTCGTCCTCGCCGTCGACCACCTGGAGCCTGTCCCAGATCTCCCCCGGCACGTCCTCGGTGCCCACCGAATGCTCGACGGACTCGTCTTCGTCGGCCGACAGCGTGGAGGGCTTCCTCCTAGAGAAGGACAAGGACATCGAGCGGCTGGTGATGTCGACGGGGCCGTCGTCGCGCAGCAGCCTGAACGAGGTGGTTTCCTCGCTCACACAGCTGGAGGAGCCGCTGCTGGGGGGGACCGAGTACAAGCCGGCCCTGAGGAAGGACCCGTACTATGGGGCCGATTGGGGCATGCGCTGGTGGACGGCGGTGGCTATCATGCTGGTGGTGGGCATCGTCACGCCCGTCTTTTACCTGCTGTACTACGAGGTGTTGGTGAAGGCCGACGTCAGCCATcacggcgccgccgccgccaacgccgccgccgctcctcAGGGGAACGAGGTGGAACTCTCCCCGCCTGAGGACAGACACGCAGGGGCCGCACCGGGAGACGGTGTGGGGAACGGCGCCATGGGAGACCCCAAAGGGCCCGGGGAAGGGGACATGAACCATCGCAGCGATGGAAGGCAAGCCAAGACATGA